Proteins encoded in a region of the Sphingomonas japonica genome:
- the mobA gene encoding molybdenum cofactor guanylyltransferase yields MTLLGVVLAGGRSRRFGSDKAAALLDARSLLEHAVASLTPHVREIVVAGRSDPRWCSVDDAPQPGLGPLGGICGALRHARVRGHAAILCVPCDMPRLPPGLLALLAHANGAAYTAQAPVIARWPVTELDRLEEHMAADGDRALTRWARSIGAQAIAWPEPLANINRPADLAALS; encoded by the coding sequence GTGACGCTGCTCGGCGTGGTGCTCGCGGGTGGTCGGTCGCGGCGGTTTGGAAGCGACAAGGCGGCAGCTCTGCTCGATGCGCGGTCATTGCTGGAGCACGCGGTCGCGAGCCTGACGCCGCATGTCCGCGAGATCGTCGTGGCCGGGCGCAGCGACCCGCGGTGGTGTTCGGTCGACGATGCGCCGCAACCGGGGCTGGGGCCGCTCGGCGGCATCTGCGGCGCGCTTCGACATGCCCGCGTGCGGGGCCACGCGGCGATCCTGTGCGTGCCATGCGACATGCCGCGGCTCCCGCCCGGGCTCCTCGCGCTTCTCGCGCATGCCAATGGCGCGGCCTATACCGCGCAGGCGCCAGTGATCGCGCGCTGGCCGGTGACGGAACTGGATCGGCTGGAAGAGCATATGGCGGCGGACGGCGATCGCGCGCTCACCCGATGGGCGCGCAGCATTGGCGCGCAGGCGATCGCTTGGCCCGAGCCGCTCGCCAACATCAATCGCCCGGCCGATCTGGCGGCGCTGTCGTAA
- a CDS encoding L,D-transpeptidase family protein, whose product MRMKWLTFVACLWSLSTAGIASAQQAALTPAKLESAALELGSGEALWHDPQPTAGPVAIVVSLPLQVGYVYRAGTLIGVASVSTGKPGKETPTGTFEILQKKTFHRSNLYSNAPMPFMQRLTWDGIALHAGDNPGYPASHGCIRFPTAFAKKLYAATAMGGAVAITDDVAVAPPGVKVPRIVPPPASFSFGSEPVIASRPPAPAVAPARVAQRTPVTPAAPAGAGIGPRSTPPAEVQRVAQAAQEPRLVALGFEPVGR is encoded by the coding sequence ATGCGGATGAAATGGCTGACCTTCGTCGCGTGTCTGTGGTCGCTCTCGACCGCCGGTATTGCCAGTGCGCAGCAGGCGGCGCTCACGCCCGCGAAGCTGGAGAGTGCCGCGCTGGAACTCGGCAGCGGCGAAGCGCTGTGGCATGATCCCCAGCCGACGGCCGGGCCGGTGGCGATCGTCGTCAGCCTGCCGCTGCAGGTCGGCTATGTCTATCGCGCCGGGACGCTGATCGGCGTCGCGAGCGTGTCGACCGGAAAGCCGGGCAAGGAAACGCCCACCGGGACGTTCGAAATCCTCCAGAAGAAGACGTTCCACCGCTCGAACCTCTACAGCAACGCGCCGATGCCGTTCATGCAGCGGCTGACCTGGGACGGTATCGCGCTGCATGCCGGCGACAATCCGGGATATCCGGCGTCGCATGGCTGCATCCGCTTTCCAACTGCCTTCGCCAAGAAGCTCTACGCCGCCACCGCGATGGGCGGGGCGGTGGCGATCACCGACGACGTCGCGGTCGCGCCGCCGGGGGTCAAGGTGCCGCGCATCGTACCGCCGCCGGCGTCGTTCAGCTTCGGCAGCGAGCCGGTGATCGCGTCACGGCCGCCTGCACCTGCGGTTGCGCCGGCGCGGGTTGCCCAGCGCACGCCGGTCACGCCGGCCGCGCCGGCCGGGGCGGGGATCGGCCCGCGTTCGACACCGCCCGCTGAAGTGCAACGGGTGGCGCAGGCTGCTCAGGAGCCGCGGCTGGTGGCGCTGGGGTTCGAGCCGGTCGGGCGTTGA
- the fdhD gene encoding formate dehydrogenase accessory sulfurtransferase FdhD, whose product MPLEENLASTVAIAIDRIADDGSVIAGMRPIAVECPVAIEFNGIGYAVMMATPDQLEAFAVGFALGERLIERWEDIVDVDLHEHIAGWIVRVTLAPDRLPRLHERVRHRISDSSCGLCGIENLEQALRPLPRVASRSDAGPAAIFLALAALRDSQPLNQRTGAVHAAALCGSDGAIRTVREDVGRHNAFDKLIGAMAMDGLGWDGGFALLSSRCSYELVEKAALADCPMLVTISAATDLAVRRASEAGLKLVMLARSDAMLAVAPAP is encoded by the coding sequence ATGCCTCTTGAAGAAAATCTCGCCAGCACGGTTGCGATCGCGATCGACCGTATCGCTGATGACGGCAGCGTCATAGCGGGCATGCGTCCGATAGCAGTCGAATGTCCGGTCGCGATCGAGTTCAACGGGATCGGCTATGCGGTGATGATGGCGACTCCCGATCAGCTCGAAGCATTCGCGGTGGGCTTTGCGCTGGGCGAGCGGCTGATCGAGCGTTGGGAGGACATCGTCGATGTCGATCTCCACGAGCATATCGCAGGTTGGATCGTTCGCGTGACGCTTGCGCCGGATCGGCTTCCCCGGTTGCACGAACGGGTGCGCCATCGCATTTCCGATTCGTCGTGCGGTCTGTGCGGTATCGAGAATCTCGAACAGGCGCTGCGGCCGTTGCCGCGGGTGGCTTCCCGGTCCGACGCAGGGCCCGCCGCGATCTTTCTGGCGCTTGCCGCACTGCGCGACAGTCAACCGCTCAACCAGCGCACCGGTGCGGTACATGCCGCGGCGCTGTGCGGAAGCGACGGCGCGATCCGGACGGTGCGCGAGGATGTCGGGCGGCACAATGCGTTCGACAAGCTGATCGGCGCGATGGCGATGGACGGGCTGGGGTGGGACGGCGGTTTTGCGCTGCTGAGTTCGCGATGCTCGTACGAGCTGGTCGAAAAGGCGGCGCTGGCGGACTGTCCGATGCTGGTGACGATCTCCGCCGCGACCGACCTTGCAGTCCGGCGCGCGTCCGAGGCCGGATTGAAGCTGGTGATGCTGGCGCGCAGCGACGCGATGCTCGCCGTGGCCCCGGCGCCGTGA
- a CDS encoding NAD(+) synthase, with translation MSRSHRFYSHHAQGFVRVGAATPAASVGDVTANADSSIALARHADCQAIDLLVFPELSVTSYAIDDLHLQDAQLAATDAALARIAAATAELRPVLLVGAALRRNGRVYNCAVVIARGRILGVVPKSFLPNYREYYEKRWFAAGAGLVGLTIDVAGTAAPFGTDLIFAAADLPDFIFHAEICEDFWAPAPPSTAGALAGALILTNLSASNIVIGKGRERAMLAASQSARAVAAYVYSATGPGESTTDLAWDGQGMIHELGEQLATSQRFDLATEIVVADIDVARLRLERMRMGTFNDAAAAAGHPETRFRRILFEHRPDFADVGLQRAVRRFPFVPNDPGRRDDDCFEAFNIQVEGLRKRLVASETKRLVIGISGGLDSTHAAIVAAKAFDRLGRPRSDILGFTMPGFATGEDSKANAWALMKALGIAGDEIDIRPAARQMLGDLGHPFADGEPHYDVTFENVQAGLRTDYLFRIANQREGLVLGTGDLSELALGWCTYGVGDQMSHYAVNAGVPKTLIQHLIRWAIKTAQYDGETDRVLDAILATDFSPELIPAGADGAIQSTEAAIGPYALNDFFAHYLIRHGLAPSKIAFLAWHAWRDIDAGQWPTGFPDADKVAYDLPTIRHWLEKFVHRFFATSQFKRSALPNGPKVTPGGALSPRGDWRAPSDGTARVWLDEIAANLP, from the coding sequence ATGAGCCGGTCGCATCGCTTCTACTCGCACCACGCGCAGGGTTTTGTCCGCGTCGGCGCCGCCACTCCCGCCGCCAGCGTCGGTGATGTCACGGCCAACGCCGACAGCAGCATCGCACTGGCCCGGCATGCCGACTGCCAGGCGATCGACCTGCTGGTGTTCCCGGAACTCAGCGTCACGTCCTACGCCATCGACGATCTGCATCTCCAGGATGCACAGCTTGCCGCCACCGACGCGGCGCTGGCGCGCATCGCGGCGGCGACTGCCGAATTGCGGCCGGTGCTGCTGGTCGGTGCGGCGCTGCGTCGCAATGGCCGAGTCTATAACTGCGCGGTCGTGATCGCTCGCGGACGCATCCTCGGCGTCGTGCCAAAGAGCTTCCTGCCCAATTACCGCGAATACTACGAAAAGCGCTGGTTCGCTGCAGGGGCCGGCCTCGTAGGCCTGACGATCGATGTCGCCGGCACCGCCGCACCATTTGGCACCGACCTGATCTTTGCCGCCGCCGACCTTCCCGACTTCATCTTTCATGCCGAGATTTGCGAGGATTTCTGGGCGCCTGCCCCGCCATCTACCGCTGGCGCGCTGGCGGGGGCGCTGATCCTGACCAACCTGTCGGCGTCGAACATCGTCATCGGCAAGGGCCGCGAACGCGCGATGCTCGCCGCGTCGCAATCGGCGCGTGCGGTCGCCGCCTATGTCTATTCGGCGACGGGTCCGGGCGAGAGCACCACCGATCTGGCGTGGGACGGCCAGGGCATGATCCACGAGCTCGGCGAGCAGCTCGCCACGTCGCAGCGTTTCGATCTCGCGACCGAGATCGTCGTCGCCGACATCGACGTCGCGCGGCTGCGGCTGGAACGGATGCGGATGGGGACGTTCAACGACGCCGCCGCCGCAGCGGGCCATCCCGAAACCCGGTTTCGCCGCATCCTGTTCGAACATCGGCCCGATTTTGCGGATGTCGGGCTGCAGCGCGCCGTACGCCGCTTTCCGTTCGTGCCCAACGATCCCGGCCGCCGCGATGACGACTGTTTCGAGGCGTTCAACATCCAGGTCGAAGGGCTGCGCAAGCGCCTCGTCGCGTCGGAAACGAAGCGGCTGGTGATCGGCATTTCCGGCGGCCTCGACTCGACGCACGCCGCGATCGTCGCGGCCAAGGCGTTCGACCGGCTCGGACGACCGCGCAGCGACATCCTCGGCTTCACCATGCCCGGCTTCGCGACCGGTGAGGACAGCAAGGCCAATGCGTGGGCGCTGATGAAGGCGCTGGGCATCGCCGGTGACGAGATCGACATTCGCCCCGCCGCACGCCAGATGCTCGGCGACCTGGGCCATCCATTTGCCGATGGCGAACCGCACTATGACGTGACGTTCGAGAATGTGCAGGCCGGGCTGCGCACCGATTATCTGTTTCGCATCGCCAATCAGCGTGAGGGCCTGGTGCTCGGCACGGGCGACCTGTCCGAACTGGCGCTGGGCTGGTGTACCTATGGCGTCGGCGACCAGATGAGCCATTACGCCGTCAACGCCGGCGTCCCCAAGACGCTGATCCAGCATTTGATCCGCTGGGCGATCAAGACGGCGCAGTATGATGGCGAGACCGACCGGGTGCTCGATGCGATCCTGGCCACCGACTTTTCGCCCGAGCTAATCCCCGCCGGAGCCGACGGCGCGATCCAGTCGACCGAGGCGGCGATCGGGCCGTATGCGCTCAACGATTTCTTCGCCCACTACCTCATCCGCCACGGCCTTGCGCCGTCGAAGATCGCCTTTCTGGCATGGCATGCCTGGCGCGATATCGACGCGGGTCAGTGGCCGACGGGTTTTCCCGATGCCGACAAGGTTGCCTACGACCTTCCCACGATCCGCCATTGGCTGGAGAAGTTCGTTCACCGCTTCTTCGCGACCAGTCAGTTCAAGCGTTCCGCGCTTCCGAACGGTCCCAAGGTAACGCCTGGCGGCGCGCTTTCGCCGCGCGGCGACTGGCGTGCGCCATCGGACGGGACGGCGCGCGTCTGGCTCGACGAGATCGCCGCCAATCTCCCTTGA
- a CDS encoding FdhF/YdeP family oxidoreductase — translation MAEQRDDKPEIKPFKGPAGGWGSVRSLAEILPREGGSPEVLRELARQNKPEGFACVSCAWPKPANHHPAEFCEEGAKATAWELTSHRTTPEFFARHTLTELRGWSDYELEEHGRLTHPLRYDPTTDRYAAISWQTAFAEIGAALRPLDPKSVVFYASGRASLEASYMYGLMARMYGNQNLPDSSNMCHESTSVGLKAAIGVPVGTTRHSDFERCDAILIFGHNVGSNAPRMLHDLRACRKRGVEVITFNPLRERGLERFTDPQNPIEMATLRETRMSSQYHQVKAGGDLAAMMGIAKFLVEWHDAALAAGKPEVLDTAFIDEHTHGFDAFVAAVRAADWDAIARESGLTLSAIEAAARVYAKAKAVMAVYGMGLTQHVKGVENVRMLVNLLLLRGNIGRAGAGPTPVRGHSNVQGQRTVGITEKTELVPVERIEAQYGFSAPREKGLDTVGACRGVLDGSVKAFVALGGNFLRAVPETGPMEAAWPRLDLSVQIATKLNRNHLFAGKQTYLLPCLGRIEQDVQATGPQAVSVEDSTSCIHGSRGKATPASPHLLSEPAIVAALAKACLPDPALAPWDDWVADYARIRDAIERTYPEMFAKYNERLFTPGGFWKGNKASQRIWQTPSGKAEFLAPTGLCATGFGDTDGRFRLMTLRSNDQFNTTVYGYHDRFRGVKGTRDVLFMNAGDMAARGLRAGQVVALESDAEDGAHRRRDGLIVTPYAIPSGCLGAYYPEANVLMPVEHFAEESHVPAAKSVPVRIVV, via the coding sequence ATGGCCGAGCAGCGCGACGACAAGCCCGAGATCAAGCCGTTCAAGGGTCCGGCCGGCGGCTGGGGATCGGTGCGCTCGCTCGCCGAGATCCTGCCGCGTGAGGGGGGCTCGCCCGAAGTGCTGCGCGAGCTGGCCCGCCAGAACAAGCCCGAGGGGTTCGCCTGCGTCAGCTGCGCCTGGCCCAAGCCCGCCAATCACCACCCGGCCGAATTCTGCGAGGAAGGCGCCAAGGCGACGGCCTGGGAACTGACCAGCCACCGCACCACGCCCGAATTCTTCGCCCGCCACACGCTCACCGAACTGCGCGGCTGGAGCGACTATGAACTGGAAGAGCATGGCCGTCTCACCCACCCGCTGCGCTATGATCCGACGACCGACCGCTACGCCGCGATCTCGTGGCAAACCGCCTTTGCCGAGATCGGCGCCGCGCTACGCCCGCTCGATCCCAAGTCGGTAGTATTCTACGCATCGGGGCGCGCCAGCCTCGAGGCTTCGTACATGTACGGCCTGATGGCGCGGATGTACGGCAACCAGAATTTGCCCGACAGTTCGAACATGTGCCACGAATCGACGTCGGTCGGGCTCAAGGCCGCGATCGGCGTGCCGGTCGGCACGACGCGCCACAGCGACTTCGAGCGCTGCGACGCGATCCTGATCTTCGGCCACAATGTCGGATCGAATGCCCCGCGCATGCTCCACGACCTGCGCGCGTGCCGCAAGCGCGGGGTCGAAGTGATCACCTTCAATCCGCTTCGCGAACGCGGGCTCGAGCGCTTCACCGATCCGCAGAACCCGATCGAGATGGCGACATTGCGCGAGACGCGGATGTCGAGCCAATATCATCAGGTCAAGGCGGGCGGCGACCTCGCCGCGATGATGGGCATCGCCAAGTTCCTGGTCGAATGGCACGACGCCGCACTCGCCGCTGGCAAGCCAGAGGTGCTCGATACCGCGTTCATCGACGAGCACACGCACGGCTTCGATGCGTTCGTCGCAGCAGTGCGGGCCGCCGACTGGGACGCCATCGCGCGCGAATCCGGGCTGACGCTGAGCGCGATCGAGGCTGCGGCGCGGGTTTATGCCAAGGCAAAGGCGGTGATGGCGGTGTACGGCATGGGCCTGACGCAGCACGTCAAGGGCGTCGAGAATGTCCGCATGCTCGTCAACCTGCTGCTGCTGCGCGGCAATATCGGCCGTGCCGGTGCCGGACCGACCCCCGTGCGAGGGCATTCCAACGTCCAGGGCCAGCGCACCGTCGGCATCACCGAAAAGACCGAACTGGTCCCGGTAGAGCGGATCGAGGCGCAATATGGCTTTAGCGCGCCGCGCGAAAAAGGGTTGGACACGGTCGGGGCATGCCGCGGCGTGCTCGACGGCTCGGTCAAGGCATTCGTCGCCCTGGGCGGCAATTTCCTGCGTGCGGTGCCGGAGACCGGGCCGATGGAAGCCGCATGGCCGCGCCTCGACCTGTCGGTCCAGATCGCGACCAAGCTAAACCGCAACCACCTGTTCGCCGGCAAGCAGACCTATCTGCTCCCCTGCCTCGGCCGCATCGAGCAGGACGTGCAGGCGACCGGACCACAAGCCGTGTCTGTCGAGGATTCGACGAGCTGCATCCACGGGTCGCGGGGCAAGGCCACCCCGGCCAGCCCGCATCTCTTGTCCGAACCGGCAATCGTCGCCGCGCTCGCCAAGGCCTGCCTGCCCGATCCGGCGCTGGCGCCGTGGGACGACTGGGTCGCCGACTATGCGCGCATCCGCGACGCCATCGAACGAACCTACCCCGAGATGTTCGCGAAGTATAACGAACGGCTGTTCACCCCCGGCGGCTTCTGGAAGGGCAACAAGGCGTCGCAGCGCATCTGGCAGACGCCGAGCGGCAAGGCCGAATTCCTCGCCCCCACCGGGCTCTGCGCCACCGGCTTCGGCGATACCGACGGCCGCTTCCGCCTGATGACGCTGCGATCGAACGATCAGTTCAACACCACCGTCTATGGCTATCACGACCGGTTCCGCGGGGTGAAGGGCACACGCGACGTGCTGTTCATGAATGCGGGCGACATGGCGGCGCGCGGTCTGCGCGCCGGTCAGGTCGTGGCGCTGGAAAGTGACGCGGAGGACGGGGCGCATCGCCGCCGCGACGGCCTGATCGTCACGCCCTATGCGATCCCCAGCGGCTGCCTCGGCGCCTATTATCCCGAAGCCAATGTGCTGATGCCGGTCGAGCATTTCGCCGAAGAGAGCCACGTCCCCGCCGCGAAGTCGGTGCCGGTGCGAATCGTCGTTTGA
- a CDS encoding murein L,D-transpeptidase catalytic domain family protein, giving the protein MLNPISSRRTLLRGGALALGGLMVPAMLGDGSGPIARVAPKVPAAPSAPGDVLLARARAALDSHRFKRRDRLALVDFDAASDQARLRLVDLHNGRERSLLVSHGSGSDRGHTGYLQHFSNEMGSEATSEGAFRTADYYVGKHGRSQRLVGLDPTNDQALARAIVVHGAWYAEPTMVAQHGKLGRSQGCFAVGKSCLATLFDHLGKGRLIYAAKA; this is encoded by the coding sequence ATGCTCAATCCGATTTCATCTCGCCGCACATTGCTGCGCGGCGGCGCGCTCGCGCTTGGCGGGCTGATGGTTCCGGCGATGCTCGGCGACGGCAGCGGCCCGATCGCCCGCGTCGCGCCGAAAGTTCCGGCAGCACCGTCGGCGCCCGGCGACGTGCTCCTCGCCCGCGCCCGCGCCGCGCTCGACAGCCATCGCTTCAAACGCCGCGACCGGCTTGCCCTGGTCGATTTCGACGCCGCATCGGATCAGGCGCGGCTGCGACTGGTCGATCTCCACAACGGCCGCGAGCGCAGTCTGCTGGTGTCGCACGGCAGCGGGTCCGACCGCGGCCATACCGGCTACCTCCAGCATTTCTCGAACGAAATGGGCTCGGAAGCGACCAGCGAAGGCGCGTTCCGCACCGCCGATTATTATGTCGGCAAGCACGGCCGCTCGCAGCGCTTGGTGGGGCTCGATCCGACCAACGATCAGGCACTGGCCCGGGCGATCGTCGTCCACGGGGCATGGTATGCCGAACCGACCATGGTCGCACAGCATGGCAAGCTCGGACGCAGCCAGGGCTGTTTCGCGGTCGGCAAAAGCTGCCTCGCCACATTGTTCGATCATCTCGGCAAAGGGCGCCTGATCTACGCGGCCAAGGCGTGA